CCGCGAACTGGGCATCGACAAGCTGATCTATCCGGAGATGCTGGCCGCCGTGGATATCAACAACGGACTGAAGATGAGTTGGGTGCGCCAGAGATGGGATGTGCACGATGGCGCCCTCATCATGCTGGGTATCAAACTGCGCGAAACCTGCGAGATTCTCAATAAGCCGCTCAAGGACATCAGCGGTCCCAACGACCCTTACCATGTGGTGGCCATCAAGCGAGGCAGCGAAACTATCATCCCGGGCGGTTATGATGAACTGAAGCTCTACGACCTGGCTTACTTCATGACTACCCGCAACTATATCCCATACATCCGCAAGATTGTGGGCAAGGAGCATTATGTGGATGTGAAGAACGTGATGGTCATGGGCGGTGGACGTACTGCCGTGAGAGCCGTGAAGAAGATGCCGGAGTATATGGAGACCAAGATTATCGAGATAGATGAACACAGATGTGAATATCTCAATGACATCCTCGACGACCGGAAGACGCTCATCATCCATGGCGACGGTCGCGATATTCCGCTGCTTACCGAGGAGGGCATCAGGAGCACTCAGGCTTTCGTGGCACTCACCGGCAATGCCGAAACCAATATTCTTGCCTGTCTCACCGCCAAGCGACTGGGAGTGAGAAAGACCGTGGCTGCGGTGGAAAACGTAGATTACGTAAGCATGGCTGAGAGTCTCGATATCGGTACCATCATCAATAAGAAGGCGATAGCAGCAAGCTATATCTACCAGATGATGCTCGATGCCGACGTGATGAACGTGCGCTTCCTCATGAGTGCCAATGCCGATGTGGCTGAGTTTATCGCCAAGGAGGGTTCGAAGGTAACCAAAAAACCAGTGAAAGACCTCGGCATGCCTATCGGTGTAACCATCGGTGGACTGGTGCGCAAGGGCGAGGGAATGCTCGTTTCCGGACATACACAGATAGAACCGGGCGACTCCGTGATGGTATTCTGCCACAACATCAACATGAAGAAAATTGAGAAGTACTTTATATGATAAACAGTAAACTGATATATAAGATCTTAGGACAGCTCCTCTTCATCGAGGCATTCCTGCTCTTCATCAGTCTGCTGGTAGCTCTCTACTATCAGCAGGACGACATCTTTGCCTTCATCGTGGCTACACTTACCACCATCGGAGGCGGACTGATATTGAAATGGAGAGGTCATGGAGCCGACAATACAATGTCGCGCCGTGATGCCTACCTCGTGGTTTCGCTCTCCTGGATTGTCTTCAGTCTCTTCGGCACGCTGCCCTTCATAATCAGCGGTTACATCCACAGTTTTACGGATGCCTACTTCGAGACGATGTCGGGATTTACCACCACGGGAGCCACCATCCTCGACGATGTGGAATGTTTCCCCCACGGACTGCTTTTCTGGCGGTCGCTCACCCAGTGGATAGGCGGATTAGGAATCGTGTTCTTCACCATCGCCCTGCTGCCTTCGCTTGTCGGAGGACAGACCAAGGTGTTTGCGGCAGAGGCCACGGGACCCATCAAGTCTAAGTTGCATCCCCGTCTCTCCACCTCTGCCAAATGGATCTGGAGTATCTACCTGGTGCTCACCATCGCCTGCATCCTCTCCTATTATATAGCGGGAATGAATCTCTTCGACAGTTTCAACTACGCGATGACCACCACGGCTACGGGAGGTTTCTCTACTCACAACAGCAGTACTGAGTTCTTCCATTCGCCGGCATTAGAATACATCTGTGCTTTCTTCTGTTTCCTTTCGGGCGTGAATTTCACGCTGCTCTATGCAGCAGTCATCAAGTTCAAGATCAAGGATCTGTTCAAGAATTCAGAATTCAAGTTCTATACCCTACTTGTCATGGCATTCACCGCCTTCATCATGATAGAACTGGTTACGCTGCGCAATTACGACCTGGAGCATGCCTTCCGCAGCGCCGTATTCCAGGTGGTTTCGTTTATCACCACCACAGGTCTCTTCAATGATGATGCCGCCCTCTGGCCTCATGTCACCTGGGTTATCCTGGCTACATGTATGTTCTTCGGAGCGTGCTCGGGCAGTACAAGCGGTGGACTGAAATGTATCCGTGGCGTGATGCTCGTGAGAATGGTGAAGAATGAGTTCCGCCAAATTCTGCATCCGAATGCCGTGCTGCCACTGAAGATAGACGGTGTCAACGTGCCGATGCAGAAGCGTGTCACCCTGCTCGCCTTCCTCACCACCTATCTCATCATCTGTCTGGTCATCTCCTTCACGATGATTGCGATGGGCATCGACAATACCAATGCCATCACCATCACGCTGAGTTGCGTGGGTAATGTAGGACCTACCTTAGGTACGGAAATCGGACCTACCATGTCGTGGAGCGAACTGCCCGACCTGGCTAAATGGTTCTGCTCACTGATGATGCTGATTGGTCGTCTTGAGATTTTCAGTGTGCTGGTAATCTTTACTCCGGCGTTCTGGAAGGAGAACTAAGATACGGAATGAGTGTCGGATAAAGGAAACAAAAGTGCTTACTAAACTAAGTGGTTTTCTGAAGAATAACAATATTTTAACTAAGTAGTTTTCTGAAGAAAAGCGTTATATATATAATAAGGTATAAAGTCGGAAAGGCATTTCCCCATCAGAGCGGATATCCTGACACGACGGATTGCCTTGGGAGAATTCAGTGCACATGCACATTTTTATCAACTAAATAAATTTCATACAACATGAAACCATTAAAATTTCAACCGCTATTAAAATCCACCATCTGGGGTGGCAGTAAGATTATCGCTTTCAAACATCTCGACGTAAAGCAGGAGAAGGTGGGAGAAAGTTGGGAAATCTCTGGAGTACCAGGCAATGAAAGCATCGTAGCTGATGGCGAGATGCAGGGCAAGAGCCTCAATGAGGTAGTGAAAGAACTCAAGGGAAGTTTCCTTGGGGAGGAGAACTACAAGCGTTTCGGAAATGAATTTCCATTGCTCATCAAGTTTATTGACGCCAACAGCGACCTCTCTATCCAGGTGCATCCTAATGATGAGATTGCCCATAGGCAGGGCAAGGAGCGTGGCAAGACCGAGATGTGGTATGCGCTGCCAAGCGAACCGGATGCCAAGCTCTACAACGGCTTGAAGATGCAGATTACACCGGAGCAGTACAAGGAGATGGTGGAAAATGATACCATCACGGATGCACTGGCTCAGTATGACGTGAAGGAAGGCGACTGCTTCTTTATTCCTGCAGGCAGAATTCATGCCATCGGCACCGGTTGTTTCGTGGCTGAAATCCAGCAGACCAGCGATGTGACCTACCGCATCTACGACTTCAAGCGCAAGGACAAGGACGGCAACTATCGCCAGCTCCACACCAAGGAAGCATCTGAGTGCATCGACTATACCGTGCTGCCAGACTATCGCCAGCACTATACACCGAAGAAGAACGAGGGTGTAGGCATGGTAGAGTGTCCATACTTCACCACAGCCGTTTATGATCTCGATGAGCCTATGACGCTCGACTATTCCGAACTGGACAGTTTCGTGATTCTGATTGGTCTGAAGGGCAAGGCTAAGATAACCGACAACGAGGGTAATGAGATTACGCTCCAGGGCGGTGAAAGTATTGTAGTTCCTGCCTCTACCCAGACATTGAAGGTAGAAGGAACACTGAAGTTCCTGGAGACATACGTATAGTTTAAAGGTAAAAAAGTAAAAAGGTAAAAGGGTAAAAAGTAAAAAAGGTAAAAAGGAAGCAGGCAGATGACATCCCGCCAGGCTCCTTTTACCCTTTTACCCTTTTACTTTTTTACCTTTTTACCTTTAAAAATCCTTTTTACCTTTTCAAATACTCCTCGATATCCGCCTGTATCTTCTGGAATTCCGGAGAAAACTGGTAGAAGGTATTCTTCTTCATCATCATTTTTACCTTGCCCAGACTATTCTCATAGCATGCCATTTCGGTGCGAGCCTGCTCGGAATGGATGGCACGGTCACGGATTTCATTCTCGCGGTCGTTGCGCAGGGCATCACATACACTCTGCACGATAGGACTCACCACCAGGTCGAAGAGATGATGACCCTGTATATATAAATAGGTATTGGTCTCAGTTACCCCGAGGTTGCGAAGATAAGTTTCCATTTCGGGAAGGTAGGTCTTGTGCTTCGGGAAATGACGCTCCAGTTGGAAGAGCTTTGCCCTCACCTTCTTGGCGAGATAGTCTATCGCCCATTGAGGGTCTCTGATTCGTACGGATGGCAGCACAATCACCTTGTCAAACTCAGCCATATCCAAATGCATCGACATCTTGCGAAAACGGATGTAGAAAAGCATGTGCCAAACGAAGAGGGGCCATATCGTACGGGAATAAGCTTCCAGGAAATGCTCGAAGTCGAAGATGCGATGGTCGTTGAGCGTCACCATCACGCAGGTTTCGTGCAGTCCCTTGGCATAGCACTGGTAGTTTTCAATGGCATAGGCATAGGTATGGAAGATGTATGGATTTTCGAGCATCATCTGCGAAGCCTCGGTAGTGCCCTGTCGGAGATAATCGTAGTCGGCATCCACGCAGGCTATCATATCCTTGCCCACTCCCTTGAGCATGCTCGATACCGCAGCCTTCTTGCCACGGTCCAGATGCTGGTTGCGTGAAGGCAGCATGATGTCGAAATAGCGGGTTTCATCCTCAAACTTACCAAGTACAGACCGCCAGAAGAATACGTCATCATAGCTCTCGACGTAAGCCACTATCTTACGTCTCGCCTTCTTCGAGGTCATCCTGTTGGCAGCCTCGAAGTATAGGGAATTGATATTATCGGTTAAACGTTTAGCCATAATTTAAGTGAAGAGTGATGAGTGAAGAATTCACTTGATGGTGATATCATTCACTTCGGTGACTTTATCCGTCCATCCATCCATGACCACGGCAGGACTGTGGGTAGTCATGATGATTTGGATGTTTGGGTTCAGTTGGAGCACCAGTCCGATGAGCTGCTTCTGCCATTCGAAGTGGAGACTGATCTCAGGCTCGTCCATGAAGAGCACGTAAGGCAGGTTGTCCTCCACCAGCACGGTGAGGAGGATGGCAAGTATCTGCTTTTCGCCGGCAGAGAGCTGGTAAGGCATGAGCTGTTCGCCTATCTGATCGAAGCGGATCTCGTTGGCTGTGCGCACGATGGTCTTGCCCGTATCCTTGAAGAGACTGTCCACTATATCCTGGAACATCCTCTTCGGTTCACTCAGTTTCTGTGCCTTGGCGGCTGCATCAGAATCACCACTCTGCAGCACGGCGATGATGCGATTGCCGATGTTCACCTGATAGTCGAGATACTTGCGCTGCAATTGGAACAGTTGCCAGTCGAGCTCGGTGACCAGCGTGAGGTCTATCTTGTTGAGCATCTCGGCATTCATCAGCGGCCTATCCACCGAGCGAATCACATCGTAGCGTATCCACTTGGCTTCCTCAGGCTCCACCTTGAGATGCACCCCCTTGATCATGTGGCTCGGGAATTCCCCACCGGCAGCGAGGCCCTTCACCACCTTATTTAATATAGTACTCTTGCCCACGCCGTTTACACCACTCAGGATATTGACACGGCGGTCGAGGTTCCAAAGAATATGTTTGGTACCACTCCAAAGAGAGTCTATCT
This is a stretch of genomic DNA from Segatella hominis. It encodes these proteins:
- the trkA gene encoding Trk system potassium transporter TrkA, with product MKIIIAGAYAIGTHLARLLSRSKEDITLIDDSEERLASIGSDYDLLTMLGQPTSLKILQNADIQDADLFIAVTPLESKNITSSILAKKLGAKRTVAKVDNPEYMDQQAQDFFRELGIDKLIYPEMLAAVDINNGLKMSWVRQRWDVHDGALIMLGIKLRETCEILNKPLKDISGPNDPYHVVAIKRGSETIIPGGYDELKLYDLAYFMTTRNYIPYIRKIVGKEHYVDVKNVMVMGGGRTAVRAVKKMPEYMETKIIEIDEHRCEYLNDILDDRKTLIIHGDGRDIPLLTEEGIRSTQAFVALTGNAETNILACLTAKRLGVRKTVAAVENVDYVSMAESLDIGTIINKKAIAASYIYQMMLDADVMNVRFLMSANADVAEFIAKEGSKVTKKPVKDLGMPIGVTIGGLVRKGEGMLVSGHTQIEPGDSVMVFCHNINMKKIEKYFI
- a CDS encoding TrkH family potassium uptake protein, which codes for MINSKLIYKILGQLLFIEAFLLFISLLVALYYQQDDIFAFIVATLTTIGGGLILKWRGHGADNTMSRRDAYLVVSLSWIVFSLFGTLPFIISGYIHSFTDAYFETMSGFTTTGATILDDVECFPHGLLFWRSLTQWIGGLGIVFFTIALLPSLVGGQTKVFAAEATGPIKSKLHPRLSTSAKWIWSIYLVLTIACILSYYIAGMNLFDSFNYAMTTTATGGFSTHNSSTEFFHSPALEYICAFFCFLSGVNFTLLYAAVIKFKIKDLFKNSEFKFYTLLVMAFTAFIMIELVTLRNYDLEHAFRSAVFQVVSFITTTGLFNDDAALWPHVTWVILATCMFFGACSGSTSGGLKCIRGVMLVRMVKNEFRQILHPNAVLPLKIDGVNVPMQKRVTLLAFLTTYLIICLVISFTMIAMGIDNTNAITITLSCVGNVGPTLGTEIGPTMSWSELPDLAKWFCSLMMLIGRLEIFSVLVIFTPAFWKEN
- a CDS encoding type I phosphomannose isomerase catalytic subunit, encoding MKPLKFQPLLKSTIWGGSKIIAFKHLDVKQEKVGESWEISGVPGNESIVADGEMQGKSLNEVVKELKGSFLGEENYKRFGNEFPLLIKFIDANSDLSIQVHPNDEIAHRQGKERGKTEMWYALPSEPDAKLYNGLKMQITPEQYKEMVENDTITDALAQYDVKEGDCFFIPAGRIHAIGTGCFVAEIQQTSDVTYRIYDFKRKDKDGNYRQLHTKEASECIDYTVLPDYRQHYTPKKNEGVGMVECPYFTTAVYDLDEPMTLDYSELDSFVILIGLKGKAKITDNEGNEITLQGGESIVVPASTQTLKVEGTLKFLETYV
- a CDS encoding DUF4435 domain-containing protein → MAKRLTDNINSLYFEAANRMTSKKARRKIVAYVESYDDVFFWRSVLGKFEDETRYFDIMLPSRNQHLDRGKKAAVSSMLKGVGKDMIACVDADYDYLRQGTTEASQMMLENPYIFHTYAYAIENYQCYAKGLHETCVMVTLNDHRIFDFEHFLEAYSRTIWPLFVWHMLFYIRFRKMSMHLDMAEFDKVIVLPSVRIRDPQWAIDYLAKKVRAKLFQLERHFPKHKTYLPEMETYLRNLGVTETNTYLYIQGHHLFDLVVSPIVQSVCDALRNDRENEIRDRAIHSEQARTEMACYENSLGKVKMMMKKNTFYQFSPEFQKIQADIEEYLKR
- a CDS encoding AAA family ATPase, with the translated sequence MQKYADYIKQIEIDSLWSGTKHILWNLDRRVNILSGVNGVGKSTILNKVVKGLAAGGEFPSHMIKGVHLKVEPEEAKWIRYDVIRSVDRPLMNAEMLNKIDLTLVTELDWQLFQLQRKYLDYQVNIGNRIIAVLQSGDSDAAAKAQKLSEPKRMFQDIVDSLFKDTGKTIVRTANEIRFDQIGEQLMPYQLSAGEKQILAILLTVLVEDNLPYVLFMDEPEISLHFEWQKQLIGLVLQLNPNIQIIMTTHSPAVVMDGWTDKVTEVNDITIK